One genomic region from Burkholderia latens encodes:
- a CDS encoding DUF1853 family protein: MTHGAALAFVDTLRDAAVRDLGWLLASPSLLTAAPGAPLARPWADAVERVAAEAWLVALDAAPEPLHRALDAVRPVRLGRYAECLLEYFLIHGPSLRLVAANLPLRSNGKTLGEVDFLVDAPGGQRLHWELAVKCYLCAPVPGDASLADFVGPNLVDRLDRKRSRLLDHQLRLSDRHGFALLGYGAPSDAQMFIRGWLFYPHGVPLPPVSAEIAADHSHGFWLTHAQWPRWASAQPGGAAWSVLPRLAWLAPRRAGADAALEPLAHSLTLPSILNARQAPALIGVYRRYDDGVWRETARGFIVPDDWPARAQAFAAQDR; encoded by the coding sequence ATGACGCACGGCGCGGCGCTCGCGTTCGTCGATACGCTGCGCGACGCCGCGGTGCGCGATCTGGGCTGGCTCCTCGCGAGCCCGAGCCTGCTGACCGCGGCGCCTGGCGCGCCGCTCGCGCGTCCGTGGGCGGACGCGGTCGAACGCGTGGCCGCAGAAGCGTGGCTCGTCGCGCTCGATGCCGCGCCCGAGCCGCTGCACCGCGCGCTCGACGCAGTGAGGCCGGTGCGGCTCGGCCGTTACGCCGAATGCCTGCTCGAATATTTCCTGATACACGGGCCGTCGCTGCGGCTCGTCGCCGCGAACCTGCCGCTGCGCAGCAACGGCAAGACGCTCGGCGAAGTCGATTTCCTCGTCGATGCGCCGGGCGGCCAGCGCCTGCACTGGGAACTGGCGGTGAAGTGCTATTTATGCGCGCCGGTGCCGGGCGACGCTTCGCTCGCCGACTTCGTCGGCCCGAATCTCGTCGACCGGCTCGACCGCAAGCGCAGCCGCCTGCTCGACCATCAGTTGCGGCTCAGCGATCGCCACGGGTTCGCGCTGCTCGGCTACGGCGCGCCGTCCGATGCGCAGATGTTCATACGCGGCTGGCTGTTCTATCCGCATGGCGTGCCGCTGCCGCCGGTGTCCGCGGAAATCGCCGCCGACCATTCGCACGGCTTCTGGCTCACGCATGCGCAATGGCCGCGCTGGGCGTCCGCACAGCCCGGCGGCGCCGCGTGGAGCGTGCTGCCGCGGCTCGCCTGGCTCGCGCCGCGGCGCGCGGGCGCCGACGCCGCGCTGGAACCTCTCGCGCATTCGCTGACGCTGCCGTCGATATTGAATGCTCGGCAGGCGCCCGCGCTGATTGGCGTGTATCGCCGGTACGACGACGGCGTATGGCGGGAGACCGCGCGCGGCTTCATCGTGCCGGACGACTGGCCGGCCCGTGCGCAGGCGTTCGCCGCGCAGGACCGTTGA
- a CDS encoding uracil-DNA glycosylase, which produces MAWAEAALEELGLAQIWVRRGQHAPREEAAHVSAAETGATDELPAVAAAPEPARPHGTQLSARTLLRDDTPPVGAAAPAAAPAGEAVWATARSAMDGDRGSAATADDIPPPAEDDFAWFDAAPPGDPLPPTESRASATPVAMLDWDALAERVAGCTSCRLCEKRTNTVFGVGDREADWMLIGEAPGENEDKQGEPFVGQAGKLLDNMLQSLALKRGNNVYIANVIKCRPPGNRNPEPDEVARCEPYLQRQVALVKPKLIVALGRFAAQTLLKTDSSIASLRGRVHTYEGVPVIVTYHPAYLLRSLQDKSKAWADLCLARDTFERAGGADPNGPAGP; this is translated from the coding sequence ATGGCGTGGGCTGAAGCAGCGCTCGAGGAACTGGGGCTCGCGCAGATCTGGGTGCGGCGCGGACAGCACGCGCCGCGCGAGGAAGCTGCGCACGTGTCGGCTGCGGAAACGGGCGCGACCGACGAATTGCCGGCCGTCGCGGCGGCGCCGGAGCCGGCGCGCCCGCACGGCACGCAGTTGTCTGCACGCACGTTGTTACGTGACGATACCCCGCCGGTTGGCGCGGCCGCACCCGCTGCGGCGCCGGCCGGCGAAGCGGTCTGGGCGACTGCACGCAGCGCGATGGACGGCGATCGCGGGTCTGCCGCTACCGCGGACGATATCCCGCCGCCTGCCGAAGACGATTTCGCGTGGTTCGACGCAGCGCCGCCCGGCGATCCGCTTCCGCCTACGGAATCGCGCGCCAGCGCGACGCCGGTCGCGATGCTCGACTGGGACGCGCTCGCCGAGCGAGTGGCCGGCTGCACGAGCTGCCGCCTGTGCGAAAAGCGCACCAACACCGTGTTCGGCGTCGGCGATCGCGAAGCGGACTGGATGCTGATCGGCGAAGCGCCGGGCGAGAACGAGGACAAGCAGGGCGAGCCGTTCGTCGGCCAGGCCGGGAAGCTGCTCGACAACATGCTGCAGTCGCTCGCGCTCAAGCGTGGCAACAACGTCTACATCGCGAACGTGATCAAGTGCCGCCCGCCGGGCAACCGCAACCCGGAGCCGGACGAGGTCGCGCGCTGCGAGCCGTATCTGCAGCGCCAGGTCGCGCTCGTGAAGCCGAAGCTGATCGTCGCGCTCGGCCGCTTCGCCGCGCAGACGCTGCTGAAGACCGATTCGAGCATCGCGTCGCTGCGCGGCCGCGTGCACACGTACGAAGGCGTGCCGGTGATCGTCACCTACCACCCGGCGTACCTGCTGCGCAGCCTTCAGGACAAGTCGAAAGCGTGGGCAGACCTGTGCCTCGCGCGCGACACGTTCGAGCGGGCCGGCGGCGCCGATCCGAACGGGCCGGCCGGGCCATGA
- the rimI gene encoding ribosomal protein S18-alanine N-acetyltransferase, translated as MTGVLLSDRYLSPMTDADLDEVVAIEQVAYEFPWSRGNFEDSLRNGYFGVCLRHVTGALVGYCVLMPVIDEMHLLNLCVAPAAQQSGAGLALLREAVRISRAEGLDGVLLEVRPSNPRAIHLYERFGFVTIGRRKNYYPARHRSREDALVMRLTLNKDEGDAHGVG; from the coding sequence ATGACGGGCGTACTGTTGAGCGATCGTTATCTGTCGCCGATGACCGATGCCGATCTCGATGAAGTGGTCGCGATCGAGCAGGTCGCGTACGAGTTTCCGTGGAGTCGCGGAAACTTCGAGGATTCGCTGCGCAACGGCTATTTCGGCGTATGCCTGCGGCACGTGACGGGCGCGCTCGTCGGCTATTGCGTGCTGATGCCGGTGATCGACGAGATGCACTTGCTGAACCTGTGCGTTGCGCCGGCCGCCCAGCAGTCCGGCGCGGGGCTCGCGCTGCTGCGCGAAGCCGTGCGCATCTCGCGCGCGGAAGGGCTCGACGGCGTGCTGCTCGAGGTGCGGCCGTCCAATCCGCGGGCGATTCATTTATACGAGCGCTTCGGCTTCGTGACGATCGGCCGGCGCAAGAATTACTATCCGGCGCGGCATCGCAGCCGTGAAGACGCGCTGGTGATGCGTCTGACGCTGAACAAGGACGAAGGGGATGCGCATGGCGTGGGCTGA
- the tsaB gene encoding tRNA (adenosine(37)-N6)-threonylcarbamoyltransferase complex dimerization subunit type 1 TsaB, which yields MSAMTQTVLLAIDTSTEYCSVALLRSASAGDAVSTPQTWVRHELTGAVSSTRVLPAIQELFAESGLTFADCDAIAFGAGPGSFTGLRTATGITQGLAFGRGLPVVPIGTLLACAEHARLRAPGTTRVLAALDARMDEAYWADFGWDDDAGDWRTLHPASLDAPGAVGVPDVPFTLAGNAAAAFGAQLPAAAAAAVIDGDALPHALAVAHAALRAFRAGRTVQADQAAPEYVRDKVAQTTAERVAARAAQTGGATG from the coding sequence ATGTCGGCCATGACGCAAACAGTGCTCCTCGCCATCGATACGTCGACCGAATACTGCTCGGTCGCATTGCTGCGCTCGGCTTCGGCCGGTGACGCCGTTTCCACCCCGCAAACCTGGGTACGCCACGAACTGACGGGCGCCGTGTCGAGCACGCGCGTGCTGCCGGCGATCCAGGAACTGTTCGCCGAATCCGGCCTGACGTTCGCCGACTGCGACGCGATCGCATTCGGGGCCGGCCCCGGCTCGTTCACCGGGCTGCGCACCGCGACCGGCATCACGCAAGGTCTCGCGTTCGGACGCGGGCTGCCCGTCGTGCCGATCGGCACGCTGCTCGCGTGCGCCGAGCATGCGCGGCTGCGCGCGCCCGGCACGACGCGCGTGCTGGCGGCGCTCGACGCGCGGATGGACGAAGCGTACTGGGCCGACTTCGGATGGGACGACGACGCGGGCGACTGGCGCACGCTCCATCCCGCATCCCTCGATGCGCCGGGCGCCGTCGGCGTGCCCGACGTGCCGTTTACGCTTGCGGGCAACGCGGCGGCCGCGTTCGGCGCACAACTGCCGGCCGCAGCCGCCGCGGCCGTGATCGACGGCGACGCGCTGCCCCATGCGCTGGCGGTCGCGCATGCGGCGCTGCGTGCGTTCCGCGCCGGCCGTACGGTGCAGGCCGATCAGGCCGCGCCCGAGTACGTGCGCGACAAGGTCGCGCAGACGACCGCGGAGCGGGTCGCGGCACGCGCCGCGCAGACGGGCGGAGCGACAGGATGA
- a CDS encoding acyl-CoA-binding protein: MSELAARFDQAQVDVKQLTERPGNLTLLRLYALFKQATDGDAHGDKPGFTDIVGKYKYDAWEALKGTPPDAAKQQYIELVESLKNGTAS; this comes from the coding sequence ATGAGCGAACTCGCCGCCCGCTTCGACCAGGCTCAGGTCGACGTCAAGCAACTGACCGAGCGACCGGGCAACCTGACCCTGCTGCGCCTGTACGCGCTCTTCAAGCAGGCGACCGACGGCGACGCGCACGGCGACAAGCCGGGCTTCACCGACATCGTCGGCAAGTACAAGTACGACGCGTGGGAAGCGCTGAAGGGGACGCCGCCGGATGCAGCCAAACAGCAGTACATCGAGCTCGTCGAATCGTTGAAGAACGGCACGGCGTCCTGA
- a CDS encoding DEAD/DEAH box helicase, whose product MTSSINTSPLNAIADQALGLDDAAAPAAVEPASDEPTFASLGLSPEIVSALEAAGYAKPTPVQQRAIPAGIAGRDLLVSSPTGSGKTAAFMLPAIERFAQLQKAQAQQPRAPREPNQGDRRARRPQPVARPGLLVLTPTRELAMQVTTAASTYGKHLKRLRTVSILGGVAYGQQLMLLAKNPEILVATPGRLLDHLERGRIDLSELKMLVLDEADRMLDMGFIDDIETIVAATPESRQTMLFSATLDGKIGSLTSRLLKDPERIEITAKIESRANIAQTVHYVDDRDHKDRLLDHLLRDNALDQAIIFTATKIDADQLAGRLADAGFQSAALHGDLPQGARNRTIRALRERRVRVLVATDVAARGIDIPGITHVFNYDLPKFAEDYVHRIGRTGRAGRSGTAVSLVHHAEQGALKRIERFVRSPLPVNVIEGFEPRKAPPRNERAGGRGRPGGGNGGRRFGGKPGGGYGGNSGRSYGSGNGGGWSGKPGGSRDGGPRRDGQRSSGPRRSNSAS is encoded by the coding sequence ATGACTTCGAGCATCAACACCAGCCCGCTCAACGCGATCGCCGACCAGGCGCTCGGTCTCGACGACGCCGCCGCACCGGCCGCGGTCGAACCGGCGTCGGACGAACCGACTTTCGCGTCGCTCGGGCTGTCGCCGGAGATCGTCTCCGCGCTGGAGGCCGCCGGCTACGCCAAGCCGACGCCGGTTCAGCAGCGCGCGATTCCGGCCGGCATCGCCGGCCGCGACCTGCTGGTATCGAGCCCGACCGGTTCGGGCAAGACCGCCGCATTCATGCTGCCCGCGATCGAGCGTTTCGCGCAGCTGCAAAAGGCGCAGGCGCAGCAGCCGCGCGCGCCGCGTGAACCGAACCAGGGCGATCGTCGCGCGCGCCGCCCGCAACCCGTCGCGCGTCCGGGCCTGCTCGTGCTGACGCCGACCCGCGAACTCGCGATGCAGGTCACCACGGCCGCGTCGACGTACGGCAAGCATCTGAAGCGCCTGCGCACGGTCAGCATTCTCGGCGGCGTCGCATACGGCCAGCAGCTGATGCTGCTCGCGAAGAACCCCGAAATCCTGGTCGCCACGCCGGGCCGTCTGCTCGACCACCTCGAGCGCGGCCGCATCGACCTGTCCGAATTGAAGATGCTCGTGCTCGACGAAGCCGACCGCATGCTCGACATGGGCTTCATCGACGACATCGAGACGATCGTCGCGGCAACGCCCGAGTCGCGCCAGACGATGCTGTTCTCGGCTACGCTCGACGGCAAGATCGGTTCGCTGACGAGCCGCCTGCTGAAGGATCCGGAACGCATCGAGATCACCGCCAAGATCGAATCGCGCGCGAACATCGCGCAGACGGTGCACTATGTCGACGACCGCGACCACAAGGACCGCCTGCTCGATCACCTGCTGCGCGACAACGCGCTCGACCAGGCGATCATCTTCACGGCGACCAAGATCGATGCGGACCAGCTCGCCGGCCGCCTCGCCGACGCCGGCTTCCAGTCGGCCGCGCTGCACGGCGACCTGCCGCAGGGCGCACGCAACCGCACGATCCGTGCGCTGCGCGAGCGCCGCGTGCGCGTGCTGGTCGCGACCGACGTCGCAGCCCGCGGCATCGACATCCCCGGCATCACGCACGTGTTCAATTACGACCTGCCGAAGTTCGCGGAAGACTACGTGCACCGTATCGGCCGTACCGGCCGTGCCGGCCGTTCGGGCACCGCGGTGAGCCTCGTGCACCACGCCGAACAAGGTGCGCTCAAGCGCATCGAGCGCTTCGTGCGTTCGCCGCTGCCGGTCAACGTGATCGAAGGCTTCGAGCCGCGCAAGGCGCCGCCGCGCAACGAGCGCGCAGGCGGCCGCGGCCGTCCGGGCGGCGGTAACGGCGGTCGTCGTTTCGGCGGCAAGCCGGGCGGTGGCTACGGCGGCAACAGCGGCCGCAGCTACGGCAGCGGCAATGGCGGTGGCTGGAGCGGCAAGCCGGGCGGCAGCCGCGACGGCGGCCCGCGTCGCGATGGCCAGCGCAGCAGCGGCCCGCGCCGCAGCAATTCGGCGTCGTAA
- the aceA gene encoding isocitrate lyase, which yields MSRQQQAQELQKQWETDPRWKGIKRNYTAEDVVRLRGSIAVEHTLAKRGAEKLWALINEEPFVNALGALTGNQAMQQVKAGLKAIYLSGWQVAGDANVAGEMYPDQSLYPANSVPLVVKRINNTLTRADQIQWSEGKNPGDEGYVDFFAPIVADAEAGFGGVLNAFELMKAMIEAGASGVHFEDQLASVKKCGHMGGKVLVPTREAVAKLTAARLAADVMGTPTVLVARTDAEAADLITSDIDDNDKPFLTGERTVEGFFRTKPGIEQAISRGLAYAPYADLVWCETGKPDLEYAKKFAEAIHKQFPDKMLSYNCSPSFNWKKNLDDATIAKFQKELGAMGYKFQFITLAGFHALNYSMFNLAHGYARTQMSAFVELQQAEFAAADKGFTAVKHQREVGTGYFDAVTQTVEREASTTALHGSTEDEQFFDGKKVA from the coding sequence ATGTCGCGACAGCAACAGGCACAGGAACTGCAAAAGCAATGGGAAACGGATCCGCGCTGGAAGGGCATCAAGCGCAACTACACGGCTGAGGACGTGGTCCGCCTGCGCGGCTCGATCGCCGTCGAACACACGCTCGCGAAGCGCGGCGCGGAAAAGCTGTGGGCGCTCATCAACGAGGAGCCGTTCGTCAACGCGCTCGGCGCACTGACCGGCAACCAGGCGATGCAGCAAGTGAAGGCCGGGCTGAAGGCAATTTACCTGTCCGGCTGGCAAGTGGCCGGCGACGCGAACGTCGCGGGCGAAATGTACCCCGACCAGTCGCTGTACCCGGCCAACTCGGTGCCGCTCGTCGTCAAGCGCATCAACAACACGCTGACCCGGGCCGACCAGATCCAGTGGTCGGAAGGCAAGAATCCGGGCGATGAAGGCTACGTCGACTTCTTCGCGCCGATCGTCGCCGACGCGGAAGCCGGCTTCGGCGGCGTGCTGAACGCGTTCGAACTGATGAAGGCGATGATCGAGGCCGGCGCATCGGGCGTTCACTTCGAGGACCAGCTCGCGTCGGTGAAGAAGTGCGGCCACATGGGCGGCAAGGTGCTCGTGCCGACGCGCGAAGCGGTCGCGAAGCTGACGGCCGCACGTCTGGCCGCCGACGTGATGGGTACGCCGACCGTGCTGGTCGCGCGCACCGACGCGGAAGCGGCGGACTTGATCACGTCCGACATCGACGACAACGACAAGCCGTTCCTGACCGGCGAGCGCACGGTCGAGGGCTTCTTCCGCACGAAGCCCGGCATCGAGCAGGCGATCTCGCGCGGGCTCGCGTATGCGCCGTACGCCGACCTCGTCTGGTGCGAAACGGGCAAGCCGGATCTCGAGTATGCGAAGAAGTTCGCCGAGGCGATCCACAAGCAGTTCCCCGACAAGATGCTGTCGTACAACTGCTCGCCGTCGTTCAACTGGAAGAAGAACCTCGACGACGCGACCATCGCGAAGTTCCAGAAGGAACTCGGCGCGATGGGCTACAAATTCCAGTTCATCACGCTGGCCGGCTTCCATGCGCTGAACTACTCGATGTTCAACCTCGCGCACGGTTATGCCCGCACGCAGATGAGCGCGTTCGTCGAACTGCAGCAGGCCGAGTTTGCGGCGGCCGACAAGGGCTTCACGGCCGTCAAGCACCAGCGCGAAGTCGGCACCGGCTACTTCGACGCGGTGACGCAGACGGTCGAGCGCGAAGCGTCGACGACCGCGCTGCACGGTTCGACCGAAGACGAGCAGTTCTTCGACGGCAAGAAGGTCGCGTAA
- a CDS encoding universal stress protein produces the protein MFRHILVPTDGSELSQKAIDGAIDLARAVGARVTAYACLPQYPYSPFSEVIIEPPADFRARSEREARAHLDDVQAAATAAGVVCDSWTSVHPSPYLGIIEAAERGGCDVIFMASHGRRGLGSLLIGSETQRVLTHTKIPVIVYR, from the coding sequence ATGTTCAGGCACATCCTCGTTCCAACCGACGGTTCCGAACTGTCGCAGAAGGCGATCGACGGCGCGATCGATCTCGCGCGCGCGGTCGGCGCGCGGGTCACAGCCTATGCGTGCCTGCCGCAGTATCCGTATTCGCCGTTTTCCGAAGTGATCATCGAGCCGCCCGCCGATTTCCGCGCGCGCAGCGAACGCGAGGCGCGTGCGCACCTCGACGACGTACAGGCGGCCGCGACGGCCGCCGGCGTCGTCTGCGACAGCTGGACGAGCGTGCATCCGTCGCCGTACCTCGGCATCATCGAGGCGGCCGAGCGCGGTGGCTGCGACGTGATCTTCATGGCGTCCCACGGACGCCGCGGGCTCGGCAGCCTGCTGATCGGCAGCGAAACGCAGCGCGTGCTGACCCATACGAAAATTCCGGTGATCGTCTATCGGTAG
- a CDS encoding LysR family transcriptional regulator: MDRFKQIETFAAVAAKGSLSAAAHAEGVAPAIIGRRLDALEERLGVKLLVRTTRKLTLTFEGSAFLEDCQRIINDMQNAEASVSAGGVKASGHLRISAPAGFGRRHVAPLVPEFSGAHPDVSVTLDLSDRMVDLVNEGFDCAVRLGELPDSSLVSLKLGENRRVCVGSPAYLARRGTPVTLAELARHNCLALAANANQQRGWSFQEDGKVVSIRVNGTMECSDGAVLHEWCLAGYGLAWRSWWEVGEDIAAGRLVSVLDAFAAPPIGIHAVFPQRRHLPLRVRLFLDYLKHTYERPGYWGE; the protein is encoded by the coding sequence ATGGACCGGTTCAAACAGATCGAAACGTTCGCCGCGGTCGCGGCGAAGGGCAGCCTGTCGGCGGCCGCGCATGCGGAAGGCGTCGCGCCGGCGATCATCGGCCGCCGCCTCGATGCGCTGGAGGAGCGGCTCGGCGTCAAGCTGCTGGTGCGTACCACGCGCAAGCTCACGTTGACGTTCGAAGGCTCGGCGTTCCTCGAGGATTGCCAGAGGATCATCAACGACATGCAGAACGCGGAGGCGAGCGTGTCGGCCGGCGGCGTGAAGGCGAGCGGTCACCTGCGCATTTCCGCGCCGGCCGGCTTCGGGCGGCGCCACGTCGCGCCGCTCGTCCCCGAATTCAGCGGTGCGCATCCGGACGTGTCGGTGACGCTCGATCTGTCGGACCGGATGGTCGACCTCGTCAACGAAGGGTTCGATTGCGCGGTGCGGCTCGGCGAGCTGCCCGATTCGTCGCTGGTGTCGCTGAAACTCGGCGAGAACCGGCGCGTGTGCGTCGGCTCGCCCGCGTATCTCGCGCGGCGCGGCACGCCGGTCACGCTCGCGGAGCTCGCGCGCCACAACTGCCTCGCGCTCGCCGCGAACGCGAACCAGCAGCGCGGCTGGTCGTTCCAGGAGGACGGCAAGGTCGTGTCGATCCGCGTGAACGGCACGATGGAGTGTTCGGACGGCGCGGTGCTCCACGAGTGGTGTCTCGCCGGTTATGGCCTGGCGTGGCGATCCTGGTGGGAGGTCGGCGAGGACATCGCGGCCGGCCGCCTCGTCAGCGTGCTCGACGCATTCGCCGCGCCGCCGATCGGCATCCACGCGGTGTTTCCGCAGCGCCGCCACTTGCCGCTGCGCGTGCGGCTGTTTCTCGATTACCTGAAACACACGTACGAGCGGCCCGGATACTGGGGCGAGTAA
- a CDS encoding haloacid dehalogenase type II: MSATTTLSSPDAILFDAFGTLFDVHAVVAAAEQMFPGHGERLSQLWRRKQIEYSQLRTLADPSGARYRPFRDITLDALRFAARRLGLTLNSAAEKRLMDEYACLSTYPDTVPALRTLRALDPRPPLAILSNGNPDMLDIAIKSAGMIGLFDRVLSADAVRAYKPSPVAYALGTAAFGPNPRRIVFVSSNAWDVAGAAWFGYTTFWLNRTGAPAEELGVPPDGTGSGMADLLAFLATPAPSGKPANRTRPGPGA; the protein is encoded by the coding sequence ATGTCGGCCACAACGACACTCTCCTCTCCCGACGCAATCCTCTTCGACGCATTCGGCACGTTGTTCGACGTGCATGCGGTCGTGGCCGCGGCGGAGCAGATGTTTCCCGGTCACGGGGAGCGGTTGTCGCAGCTGTGGCGACGCAAGCAAATCGAATACTCGCAGTTGCGCACGCTCGCCGATCCGTCCGGCGCCCGTTATCGCCCGTTTCGCGACATCACGCTCGATGCGCTGCGCTTCGCCGCGCGCCGGCTCGGGCTTACGCTGAACAGCGCAGCCGAGAAGCGGCTGATGGACGAATATGCGTGCCTGTCCACCTATCCCGACACGGTGCCCGCGCTGCGCACGCTGCGCGCGCTCGACCCGCGGCCGCCGCTCGCGATCCTGTCGAACGGCAATCCGGACATGCTCGACATCGCGATCAAGAGCGCCGGCATGATCGGCCTGTTCGACCGCGTGCTGTCGGCCGACGCGGTGCGCGCGTACAAGCCGAGCCCGGTCGCGTACGCGCTCGGCACCGCCGCCTTCGGCCCGAACCCGCGCAGGATCGTGTTCGTGTCGTCGAACGCGTGGGACGTCGCTGGGGCCGCGTGGTTCGGCTACACGACGTTCTGGCTCAACCGCACGGGTGCGCCCGCCGAAGAACTCGGCGTGCCGCCCGACGGCACCGGCAGCGGCATGGCCGATCTGCTCGCATTCCTCGCCACCCCGGCTCCGTCCGGCAAACCCGCAAACCGCACGCGCCCCGGCCCGGGCGCATGA
- the aceB gene encoding malate synthase A: MSTPITLPQGMAITGEIKPGYEAILTPDALALVAALHRAFEPRRQALLQARVERTRRLDAGERPDFLAETKAIREGDWKVAPLPADLQCRRVEITGPVERKMIINALNSGADSYMTDFEDSNAPNWTNQIDGQINLKDAVRRTISLEQNGKSYKLNDKVATLIVRPRGWHLDEKHVTVDGQRVSGGIFDFALFLFHNAKELIARGSGPYFYLPKMESHLEARLWNDIFVAAQEAVGVPRGTIRATVLIETILAAFEMDEILYELREHSSGLNAGRWDYIFSAIKKFKNDRDFCLADRSKITMTVPFMRAYALLLLKTCHKRNAPAIGGMSALIPIKNDPEANEKAMGGVRSDKQRDATDGYDGGWVAHPGLVPIAMEEFVKVLGDKPNQISKQRDDVQIEAANLLDFQPEAPITEAGLRNNINVGIHYLGAWLDGNGCVPIHNLMEDAATAEISRSQVWQWIRSPKGVLDDGRKVTAELVREFAKAELDNVKRSVGGNTQPYERAAAIFEQMSTSEGFTEFLTLPLYEEI; this comes from the coding sequence ATGAGCACCCCGATCACGCTGCCGCAAGGCATGGCGATCACCGGCGAAATCAAGCCGGGTTATGAAGCGATCCTGACGCCCGACGCGCTTGCGCTCGTCGCGGCGCTGCACCGCGCGTTCGAACCGCGCCGCCAGGCGCTGCTGCAGGCGCGCGTCGAACGCACCCGCCGCCTCGACGCCGGCGAACGTCCGGACTTCCTCGCCGAAACGAAAGCGATCCGCGAAGGCGACTGGAAGGTCGCACCGCTGCCCGCCGACCTGCAGTGCCGCCGCGTCGAGATTACCGGTCCCGTCGAGCGCAAGATGATCATCAACGCGCTGAACTCGGGCGCCGATTCGTACATGACGGACTTCGAGGATTCGAACGCGCCGAACTGGACGAACCAGATCGACGGCCAGATCAACCTGAAGGACGCAGTGCGCCGCACGATCTCGCTCGAACAGAACGGCAAGTCGTACAAGCTGAACGACAAGGTCGCGACGCTGATCGTGCGTCCGCGCGGCTGGCACCTCGACGAGAAGCACGTGACGGTCGACGGCCAGCGCGTGTCCGGCGGCATCTTCGATTTCGCGCTGTTTCTGTTCCACAATGCGAAGGAATTGATCGCACGCGGCTCGGGCCCGTACTTCTACCTGCCGAAGATGGAAAGCCACCTCGAGGCGCGTCTGTGGAACGACATCTTCGTCGCGGCGCAGGAGGCGGTCGGCGTGCCGCGCGGCACGATTCGCGCGACGGTTCTGATCGAGACGATCCTCGCCGCGTTCGAGATGGACGAAATTCTGTACGAACTGCGCGAACACAGCTCGGGCCTGAACGCCGGCCGCTGGGACTACATCTTCTCGGCAATCAAGAAATTCAAGAACGACCGCGACTTCTGCCTGGCCGACCGTTCGAAGATCACGATGACGGTGCCGTTCATGCGTGCGTATGCGCTGCTGCTGCTGAAGACCTGCCACAAACGCAACGCGCCGGCGATCGGCGGGATGAGCGCGCTGATTCCGATCAAGAACGATCCGGAAGCGAACGAGAAAGCGATGGGCGGCGTGCGCTCGGACAAGCAGCGCGACGCGACCGACGGCTACGACGGCGGCTGGGTCGCGCACCCGGGCCTCGTGCCGATCGCGATGGAGGAATTCGTCAAGGTGCTCGGCGACAAGCCAAACCAGATCTCGAAGCAGCGCGACGACGTGCAGATCGAAGCCGCTAACCTGCTCGACTTCCAGCCTGAAGCACCGATCACCGAAGCGGGCCTGCGCAACAACATCAACGTCGGCATTCACTACCTCGGCGCATGGCTCGACGGCAACGGTTGCGTGCCGATCCACAATCTGATGGAAGACGCAGCGACCGCCGAGATCTCCCGCTCGCAGGTGTGGCAGTGGATCCGCTCGCCGAAGGGCGTGCTCGACGACGGCCGCAAGGTCACCGCCGAACTCGTGCGCGAATTCGCGAAGGCGGAGCTCGACAACGTGAAGCGCTCGGTCGGCGGCAACACGCAGCCGTACGAGCGTGCCGCGGCGATTTTCGAGCAGATGTCGACGTCGGAAGGCTTTACCGAATTCCTGACGCTGCCGCTGTACGAGGAAATCTGA
- a CDS encoding gamma-glutamylcyclotransferase family protein, whose translation MRYVFVYGTLRAGEANDIARAAARHGIAAPTLLGAAALPGELYDFGTYPGMIAGSDSQSLVWGDVYEIDEQLVPVLDEIERIYPGVDTLFRQEPVTVELGGRSYACVYYPVAAHAAADRPRIESGDWVQHRREREAA comes from the coding sequence ATGCGTTACGTATTCGTCTACGGCACGTTGAGGGCAGGAGAAGCGAACGACATCGCCCGTGCGGCCGCACGGCACGGAATCGCCGCGCCGACGTTGCTGGGTGCGGCAGCGCTGCCCGGCGAACTATACGATTTCGGTACGTACCCGGGGATGATCGCCGGGTCGGACAGCCAGTCGCTCGTATGGGGCGACGTCTACGAAATCGACGAGCAACTGGTGCCCGTGCTCGACGAGATCGAGCGCATCTATCCTGGCGTCGACACGTTGTTCCGGCAAGAGCCGGTTACCGTCGAACTCGGCGGGCGCTCGTATGCGTGCGTTTATTATCCGGTCGCCGCGCATGCGGCGGCCGACCGTCCACGGATCGAATCGGGCGATTGGGTGCAGCATCGGCGCGAGCGGGAAGCCGCCTGA